In one window of Chryseobacterium sp. JV274 DNA:
- the uvrA gene encoding excinuclease ABC subunit UvrA encodes MSKSTEYIEVYGAREHNLKNINVKIPRNELVVITGLSGSGKSSLAFDTIFAEGQRRYIETFSAYARQFLGGLERPDVDKIEGLSPVIAIEQKTTNKNPRSTVGTVTELYDFLRLLYARVSDAYSLSTGQKLVSYTEDQILETIKENYKKEKIMLLAPVVRSRKGHYHELFIQMAKKGYGQARIDGELQDIEYDLKLDRYKTHDIDIVIDRWIIGESASEGRMEKSLRTAMEMGEGIIGIQKLGSKDIEYFSKNLMDAETGHSLALPEPNTFSFNSPKGSCPNCKGLGTIKKINTDYFIDNPKLSINQGGLLPLEDIKSNKWILSQIKNILEIFGLGLTTPLQDIPEEALDYIYNGCHKEFNKDLKYAGITKKIKIGFDGLIAFMEEMIDERESYEAILLERHFTTEETCPECHGTRLQPSSLSFKIDGKNIAEVNGLSLADLKDWLADVKDKFSEKNKIIAHEILKEIETRLQFLLDVGLDYLSLSRSSKTLSGGESQRIRLATQIGSQLVNVLYILDEPSIGLHQRDNERLIHSLKNLRDIGNSVLVVEHDKDMILEADEVLDIGPRAGKFGGEILWQGKPKDLLKADTITAQYINGKRKIAIPEERRAGSGKNIVLKGATGNNLKNVTLDVPLGKLVVVTGISGSGKSSLINGTLYPILNKHFYRAVQEPLPYKKIEGLENIDKIVDVDQTPIGRTPRSNPATYTGMFTDIRNLFAELPESKIRGYKPGRFSFNVKGGRCETCQGGGLKVIEMNFLPDVYVHCETCNGKRFNRETLEVRYKGKSISDVLDMTIDEAVDFFQPIPKIFAKVKTLQDVGLGYITLGQQSTTLSGGEAQRIKLATELSKRQTGNTLYILDEPTTGLHFEDVKILMDAINQLVELGNSFIIIEHNMDVIKLADHIIDVGPEGGKYGGQIVAQGTPEEIVKSKKSLTGKFLKRELE; translated from the coding sequence ATGAGCAAATCAACAGAATATATAGAAGTTTACGGAGCACGTGAACACAACCTTAAAAATATTAATGTTAAAATTCCACGCAACGAATTGGTCGTTATTACAGGCCTTTCCGGGAGTGGAAAATCCTCATTGGCTTTTGACACCATTTTTGCAGAAGGCCAGCGCCGTTATATCGAAACATTCTCTGCCTACGCACGTCAGTTTCTGGGTGGATTGGAACGTCCTGATGTAGATAAAATTGAAGGACTTTCACCCGTTATCGCCATCGAGCAGAAAACAACCAATAAAAACCCTCGTTCTACCGTAGGAACTGTAACCGAGCTGTACGATTTTCTTCGTCTTTTGTATGCAAGAGTTTCGGATGCGTACTCTTTGTCTACCGGGCAAAAGCTGGTAAGCTATACGGAAGATCAGATTCTGGAAACCATCAAAGAAAACTATAAAAAAGAGAAAATTATGCTTTTGGCGCCGGTAGTGCGTTCCAGAAAAGGGCACTATCATGAACTTTTTATACAGATGGCTAAAAAAGGCTACGGACAGGCAAGAATTGATGGTGAATTGCAGGATATTGAATACGATTTAAAGCTTGACCGTTATAAAACCCACGATATTGATATTGTTATCGACCGTTGGATTATAGGGGAGAGTGCCTCAGAAGGCAGAATGGAAAAATCATTGCGTACCGCGATGGAAATGGGAGAAGGAATTATCGGAATTCAGAAATTGGGAAGTAAAGACATCGAATACTTTTCCAAAAACTTGATGGATGCGGAAACAGGACATTCTTTGGCTTTGCCGGAACCGAATACTTTCTCATTCAACTCTCCGAAAGGAAGCTGCCCGAACTGTAAAGGGTTGGGAACAATCAAAAAGATAAATACGGATTATTTCATAGACAATCCAAAACTATCAATCAATCAGGGAGGATTATTACCATTGGAAGATATCAAATCAAACAAATGGATTCTTTCACAGATCAAAAATATTCTTGAGATTTTCGGACTAGGGTTAACAACGCCTTTGCAGGATATTCCTGAAGAGGCACTGGATTACATCTATAACGGATGTCATAAAGAATTTAATAAAGATCTTAAATACGCGGGAATTACCAAGAAAATAAAGATTGGTTTTGACGGGCTGATTGCTTTCATGGAGGAAATGATTGATGAAAGAGAATCTTATGAAGCTATTTTGCTGGAAAGACACTTCACTACAGAAGAAACATGTCCGGAATGTCATGGGACACGTCTTCAGCCTTCAAGTTTAAGTTTTAAAATTGACGGAAAGAATATTGCTGAGGTTAATGGTTTAAGTTTAGCAGATTTAAAAGATTGGTTAGCTGATGTTAAAGATAAATTCTCAGAAAAAAATAAAATCATTGCTCACGAGATTTTAAAAGAGATCGAAACCAGACTTCAGTTTTTGCTGGATGTAGGGTTGGATTATTTAAGCTTGAGCAGAAGTTCAAAAACCCTTTCGGGAGGAGAATCACAGAGAATCCGTCTGGCAACACAGATCGGATCTCAATTGGTGAATGTCTTATATATTCTTGATGAACCAAGTATCGGGCTTCACCAGAGAGATAATGAAAGATTGATTCATTCCCTGAAAAACCTTAGAGACATCGGGAACTCTGTATTGGTGGTAGAACACGATAAAGACATGATTCTTGAAGCCGATGAGGTATTGGATATTGGCCCAAGAGCCGGAAAATTCGGTGGAGAAATTCTTTGGCAGGGAAAACCAAAAGATTTGTTGAAAGCAGATACCATCACTGCTCAATATATCAATGGTAAAAGAAAAATTGCAATTCCTGAAGAAAGAAGAGCGGGAAGCGGTAAGAATATTGTTTTAAAAGGAGCTACAGGAAACAACCTTAAAAATGTAACCCTGGATGTTCCTCTTGGAAAACTGGTAGTAGTAACCGGAATCTCAGGAAGTGGAAAATCTTCTTTGATTAATGGTACTTTATATCCAATCCTTAACAAACATTTCTACAGAGCAGTTCAGGAACCTTTACCTTACAAAAAGATTGAAGGGCTGGAGAATATTGATAAAATTGTAGATGTAGACCAAACTCCAATCGGAAGAACACCACGTTCTAATCCTGCTACCTATACCGGAATGTTTACCGATATCAGAAACCTTTTTGCTGAGCTTCCGGAAAGTAAAATCCGTGGGTATAAGCCGGGAAGATTTTCTTTCAATGTAAAAGGCGGAAGATGCGAAACCTGTCAGGGTGGAGGATTGAAAGTGATCGAAATGAATTTCCTTCCGGATGTATACGTTCATTGTGAAACCTGTAACGGAAAACGTTTCAACAGAGAAACCCTTGAAGTTCGTTACAAGGGAAAATCAATCTCTGATGTTTTGGATATGACTATTGATGAAGCGGTAGATTTCTTCCAACCGATTCCTAAGATTTTTGCAAAAGTAAAAACGTTACAGGATGTAGGATTAGGGTATATTACCCTGGGACAGCAATCAACAACTCTTTCAGGAGGTGAAGCCCAGCGTATCAAGTTAGCAACCGAACTGTCAAAAAGACAAACCGGAAATACCCTTTATATTCTTGATGAACCAACGACAGGACTACATTTTGAAGACGTAAAAATCCTGATGGATGCTATCAACCAATTGGTAGAACTTGGAAACTCGTTCATTATTATTGAACATAATATGGATGTAATCAAATTAGCAGACCATATTATTGATGTGGGACCAGAAGGAGGTAAGTACGGTGGACAGATTGTTGCACAGGGAACTCCAGAGGAAATTGTGAAGTCTAAGAAGAGCTTGACAGGGAAGTTTTTGAAGAGGGAACTGGAGTAA